In Amycolatopsis jiangsuensis, the following proteins share a genomic window:
- a CDS encoding indolepyruvate ferredoxin oxidoreductase family protein: MSAFTLAERYQRETGTVYLTGVQALVRMVLDRIRHDRLGGGDPAAFVSGYEGSPLAGFDLELARRSALLAEHAIVHKPGVNEELAATSVMGSQLAARAGTLRPDGVTGFWYGKAPGLDRATDALRHANLAGTDPRGGAVALVGDDPNAKSSTVPCASEHALADLAIPVFYPADSQDVLDYGRHAVELSRASGVWSAMKLVANVADAGGTALVDPVWTAPELPEGAYRHQPSSRLLGPELVTLEHSLHRIRLPLALEYVRASGVNRIVASGPRDRIGVIASGKSYLDLRQALRTLGLDEAALARYGIRLLKLGVVHPVEPSIITEFAEGLSEILVVEEKRALIEPAVKEILYGRSGAPSVHGKSGPDGRPLFTELGELDPDAVATGLAKRFTAHGDLEPVSAWRNRRRRERISVPLLARTPYFCSGCPHNSSTKVPDGTVVGAGIGCHTMSLFMEPDQVGDVIGLTQMGGEGAQWIGMAPFVETPHLTQNVGDGTFMHSGSLAVRAAVAAGVDITYKLLYNSAVAMTGGQDAVGGLPVEQVAALLLVEGAAKVVITSDAPRRLRRRALPRGVEVRDRTELLRTQEELAAIKGVTVLIHDQECAAEKRRKRRRGKQETPAKKVFVNERVCEGCGDCGTKSNCLSVQPVQTEFGRKTQIHQASCNVDYSCLDGDCPSFLTVVPTGKVRRRDVAPLAAGSLADPVRAERDVAVRITGIGGTGVVTVAQILAVAAVLEGKRVRTLDQTGLAQKGGAVVSDVKITADVQEQAAKLAAGECDLYLACDPLVGADPAYLGVADPDRTVAVVSTSEIPTGRMIVDTAVSFPEQSSIRAALDDATARRHYLDARGLAGQLFGDDQPANLLQLGAAYQSGALPVSAESLEQAITINGTAVETNVQAFRRGRQAVADPDGLAADLAVEVPAAEVPAGEAVRRVRALVPAGPDTELGRLLDIRVPDLIAYQNERYAREYAEFVELVRGRAGTTVAEAVARNLYKLMAYKDEYEVARLSLDPRLVAEIEAEFGVGSTFSYRLHPPVLRALGMRRKIALGSRSFRPALRLLRSARAVRGTAFDVFGWAKLRRLERELIGEYRETVTRALDLAPADEERLVELAGLPDLVRGYEELKLANVAAYRGRQAELLAGLARGTDAVEAVHSA; this comes from the coding sequence CGGTGATGGGCAGCCAGCTCGCCGCCAGGGCCGGGACGCTGCGCCCGGACGGGGTGACCGGCTTCTGGTACGGCAAGGCACCGGGCCTTGACCGGGCCACCGACGCGCTGCGGCACGCCAACCTGGCCGGCACCGATCCGCGGGGCGGCGCCGTGGCGCTCGTCGGCGACGACCCGAACGCGAAGTCCTCGACCGTGCCGTGCGCGTCCGAGCACGCGCTCGCGGACCTGGCGATACCGGTGTTCTACCCGGCCGATTCCCAGGACGTGCTCGACTACGGCAGGCACGCGGTGGAACTGTCCCGCGCCAGTGGCGTGTGGAGCGCGATGAAGCTGGTCGCGAACGTCGCCGACGCCGGTGGCACCGCGCTCGTCGACCCGGTCTGGACCGCCCCGGAGCTGCCCGAGGGCGCCTACCGGCACCAGCCGAGCAGCCGGCTGCTCGGCCCGGAGCTGGTCACCCTCGAACACAGCCTGCACCGCATCCGCCTCCCGCTCGCCCTGGAGTACGTGCGGGCCAGCGGCGTCAACCGGATCGTCGCGTCCGGACCGCGCGACCGGATCGGCGTGATCGCCTCCGGGAAGTCCTATCTGGACCTCCGGCAGGCGCTGCGGACGCTCGGCCTGGACGAGGCCGCGCTGGCCCGCTATGGCATCCGGCTGCTCAAGCTCGGTGTGGTGCACCCGGTGGAACCGTCCATCATCACCGAATTCGCCGAAGGGCTCAGCGAAATCCTGGTGGTGGAGGAGAAGCGCGCGCTGATCGAGCCTGCGGTCAAGGAAATCCTCTACGGCCGTTCCGGTGCGCCGAGCGTGCACGGCAAGTCCGGTCCGGACGGACGTCCGCTGTTCACCGAGCTCGGCGAGCTCGACCCGGACGCGGTCGCCACCGGGCTGGCCAAGCGGTTCACCGCGCACGGCGACCTGGAACCGGTCAGCGCGTGGCGGAACCGGCGCCGCCGGGAGCGCATTTCCGTTCCGCTGCTCGCGCGGACGCCGTACTTCTGCTCCGGCTGCCCGCACAACTCCTCGACCAAGGTCCCGGACGGCACGGTCGTCGGCGCCGGGATCGGCTGCCACACCATGTCGTTGTTCATGGAGCCGGACCAGGTCGGTGACGTCATCGGCCTGACCCAGATGGGCGGCGAGGGTGCGCAGTGGATCGGCATGGCGCCGTTCGTGGAGACCCCGCACCTGACCCAGAACGTCGGTGACGGCACGTTCATGCACTCCGGCAGCCTCGCGGTGCGCGCGGCGGTGGCGGCCGGGGTCGACATCACCTACAAGCTGCTCTACAACTCCGCGGTCGCGATGACCGGCGGGCAGGACGCGGTCGGCGGGCTGCCCGTGGAACAGGTGGCCGCGCTGCTGCTGGTCGAGGGCGCGGCGAAGGTGGTGATCACCTCGGACGCTCCGCGCCGGCTGCGGCGGCGGGCGCTGCCGCGCGGGGTCGAGGTGCGCGACCGCACGGAACTGCTGCGCACCCAAGAGGAACTGGCCGCGATCAAGGGCGTCACGGTGCTGATCCACGATCAGGAGTGCGCGGCCGAGAAACGCCGGAAACGCCGCCGTGGCAAGCAGGAGACCCCGGCGAAGAAGGTGTTCGTCAACGAGCGCGTGTGCGAGGGCTGCGGCGACTGCGGCACCAAGTCGAACTGTCTCTCGGTGCAGCCGGTGCAGACGGAGTTCGGCCGCAAGACGCAGATCCACCAGGCTTCCTGCAACGTCGACTACTCGTGCCTCGACGGGGACTGCCCGTCGTTCCTCACCGTGGTGCCGACCGGGAAGGTGCGCCGTCGTGACGTCGCCCCGCTGGCCGCCGGCAGCCTGGCGGATCCGGTCCGCGCGGAGCGGGACGTCGCGGTGCGGATCACCGGGATCGGCGGAACCGGCGTGGTCACCGTGGCGCAGATCCTCGCCGTCGCGGCGGTGCTGGAGGGCAAACGGGTACGCACGCTCGACCAGACCGGGCTCGCCCAGAAGGGCGGCGCGGTCGTGTCGGACGTGAAGATCACCGCGGACGTACAGGAGCAGGCGGCCAAGCTCGCCGCGGGGGAGTGCGACCTCTACCTGGCCTGCGACCCGCTGGTCGGCGCCGACCCGGCCTACCTCGGGGTGGCCGATCCGGACCGCACGGTGGCCGTGGTGTCCACTTCGGAGATCCCGACCGGACGGATGATCGTGGACACCGCGGTCTCCTTCCCGGAGCAGTCGAGCATCCGCGCCGCGCTCGACGACGCGACCGCCCGCCGCCACTACCTCGACGCGCGGGGGCTGGCCGGGCAGCTTTTCGGCGACGACCAGCCGGCCAACCTGCTGCAGCTCGGCGCCGCCTACCAGTCCGGCGCGCTGCCGGTGTCCGCGGAGAGCCTGGAGCAGGCCATCACGATCAACGGCACCGCGGTCGAGACGAACGTGCAGGCCTTCCGCCGGGGCCGGCAGGCGGTCGCCGATCCCGACGGACTGGCCGCGGATCTGGCCGTCGAGGTGCCCGCTGCCGAGGTGCCCGCCGGCGAGGCGGTCCGCCGGGTGCGCGCACTCGTGCCGGCCGGGCCGGACACCGAACTGGGCCGGTTGCTCGACATCCGTGTCCCCGACCTCATCGCCTACCAGAACGAGCGGTACGCGCGGGAGTACGCGGAATTCGTCGAACTGGTCCGGGGCCGCGCGGGCACGACGGTCGCCGAGGCCGTCGCGCGCAACCTGTACAAGCTGATGGCCTACAAGGACGAGTACGAGGTGGCCCGGCTTTCGCTGGATCCGCGGCTGGTCGCCGAGATCGAAGCGGAATTCGGCGTGGGATCCACGTTCTCCTACCGGTTGCATCCGCCGGTGCTGCGTGCGCTCGGCATGCGGCGGAAGATCGCGCTCGGCAGCCGGAGCTTCCGGCCGGCGTTGCGGCTGCTGCGTTCGGCCCGTGCGGTGCGTGGCACGGCGTTCGACGTGTTCGGCTGGGCGAAGCTGCGCCGGCTCGAGCGCGAGCTGATCGGGGAGTACCGCGAAACCGTGACGCGGGCGCTGGACCTGGCCCCCGCCGACGAGGAGCGGCTCGTCGAACTGGCCGGTCTGCCCGATCTCGTCCGCGGTTACGAGGAGCTGAAACTGGCGAACGTGGCCGCCTACCGCGGGCGCCAGGCCGAGCTGCTGGCCGGGCTGGCCCGCGGTACGGACGCCGTCGAGGCCGTCCACAGCGCCTGA